The window GCATTTCAGCTGGTGCCTCTTTTGCTGTCCAATCAGACTGTTTTCCTTCATGCAACCAGTCCTCACAAACAAGACTGGTCAGGTCTTCCCTGAGAGCAGACTTATTTTAATCTAGGAAACATATTTATCAAAAGACTGTTCATTTGTCACTTTTGTacataaacaataaataaattaagCATCTGAAAGTGAGGTCTTAATATTAGAGTGTTTTTGTGAGTGAGTTCTTACAATCCGGGGTTTAAAGGGTGGTTTCACTTTTCTTTGCTCCAACATCACCCAATCAATCTCTCTGAAGAAGGGGTGGGTCTTGATGGCCTCCTCGCATCCCTGACTCACCGCACAGCCCAAACGCTTGGCTGGGTTCTTTGTCATGAActgcacacaaaaacacacaagtttGGTTGGAATTAGCCTGAAAATCAGCCCCTTCATGACGGTCTACTGTGGTATCATCCATAAAATAGCAAGGACAGAAACAGAACGTTTGTTTGAGCAGAAAACATTTTTGGAACTAATAATAGAGCTGAGGCATTAATGGCTCTGTGGATGGTTTAAACTGTGACGCAGACATGGCGCTGTTCGCATTGATTTCTTTGGACAAGTCAAAAAGAGTGAAGAAACAGTCATTTCTAGCctcttgaagaaaaaaaactgttttgaaaATGGGTTTATCCTGCAACAGAACTAGCTCTGTACATCCCATATCATTGGAAGAACATTTGAGCGGTTGGTAAATTTATTACGAGTGATGAAAGAGGATTTTTAGGTAGACTCAAACGCTCAGCTTCATGAAccaagctataaaaaaaaaaattcaatccaGTTTTAATTTCTTTTGACTGAAAAATCAGCTAATAAATGATAACTAAAACatcaaagttttaaaaaaaaagaaacaaaaacgtTTTAAAGTCAATTTTAAACAGTTTAGCAAAATTAACCCATATTGGCCCATAATGACACAGGTGTAGCAAATAATTGAAACTACAATAAAATGTTGGTACTTGAATGTGATATATGAGGTCCATTTGGTCGGTTTCATATTCCCTATAACTTTTCTTTAAGGACAAattgggttcttatgggttgaTGCAATTCAATTTGCTTTACACCCTTCTCTAGCTCAAGGAATCAGAAGGGAGTCATGAGCAGAATTTATCAGCTcttcaaacaaagaaaaaaaaaaaaaggaacaatgaTGAAGTTTTTCTACAGTGAAGTGACGTCACATACCGCTCGAAGGATGGAAACAGCTTCCTTGCTGAGCCACACAGGATAGAGGACGTCATCATGGAGAATCGACTCAAACAAGTCGTCTTCGTTATCAGCTTCGAACGGAGGCTGTCCAGCCATCATCTCGTACATCAGCACCCCCAGTGCCCACCAGTCCACCGAGGCTCCGTactccagctcctgcaggatctgagaacaacaacacaacacaggtcaACGTGGAGGACAGATTACTCACCTTCTGCCCCAGAGATATTCTGCAGCATTAGGCCCACTGAGGCAAAAACGTTCACTGGAGCACAGATGGACTCCAAAGTACAAAGATGCGACTTGTGTCACATCTGAGGCCTGATTGATGTCAGTTGGCAGAATGATTCTGGTTGAAACTGCATTAAAAGTAAATCGTTGTGTAAATTGAGGCCTAAACATTCGAGTGAAATCAAATTGGCCACAACTATTTAAAAGGAGACGAGGTCTTTAGGTAAAAAATGAAAGTGATTTGAGCTTGGTCATCTCTGGTTAAGAGACAGCCCCTGTCTCCAATGCGTCTGCTGGATGAAAAAACGTCCCCCCTTCAGAAATGACAGAAGGACACACAGAGGGAGAAGAGGAGGAATGAAGCAATGAGGGGAAAACGAGCCAGTCTGAACGGTGCAAGAAAAGTGAGAGTGAATGTGCTGTTGCGTTTCCTGGAGACAGGGCTACAGGAGTTAACTCCAGACCCCAACATTATCATTGATAGCTTTCAGACGGTTCAGGAACACAGTAACGAatgagagaggagaaaaaaagaggtggATTTGTTGATCACAAATAGTAGCACCATCCAACCCTTCTGCAGCCCAGATGCTGAACTGTTAGTCATGGAGCTGCGTCCACACGACATACGGGAGAGCTTTCACATGCCACCTTAGTTGTTGTTTGCATTACTCCATCTGCTCACTAGGCAACGGCATGCGAGACGTCCACCTTTATAAAAGTATGAAGTATTTTTCTTCCGTGAATTATTAACTAAGGAAAATTATTTTGCAAATCAAGGTTAGAGCTAAAAATGTTTGTCAACAGTTTCTACATCTAAGAGAGGTCTGTTTTTTCCAATTTGTCCTAGGAGATATACTTAAATATGCATTCAGCTAATGAGTCGGGTCAGCTCTTGCAGCCTCTgattcatcagtgtttcatagGAAGGTTCAAGTCCACCAGTCTCCAACATGTGGCTGAAATGTATGAATACGAGAGACTCAGCTCACCTCTGGAGCGATGTAGTCAGGTGTGCCACAGAAGGTGGTTGTGGTCACCCCGTTCATGATGCCTTCTTTGCACATCCCGAAGTCTGCCAGCTTACAGTGGCCCTCTGCGTCTAAGAGGATGTTATCCAGCTTCAGATCcctttgagagagaaaaaacacagaggAGATGGGGTGGGTTAGCGCAATCCGCCTCCCACAACTGTTTAAATTCATTGGGAGAAATTAAAATGCAACATATAAAAATGACCAACTACTAATCTGCATTCCTGGTAACTTTCACTGATAAGCAACTTCCTCAACTAAAATATTATTAACTTCTCCAAGCAGGATTTACctcaaaaagagagaaaaaaggatGTGAATAGGATGATTGGAGGTTTTATCAGTTTTCCTGAGACAGCTTAGCGTGTccttgggtaaaaaaaaaaccccataaAACCAAAGGAGGCATTGTGAATATTACCTGTATATGACTCCGTTTCGGTGCAAGAACATGAGGGCAGAGGTGACTTCAGCAGCGTAAAAACGAGAGCGAGACTCGTCAAACTTCCTGGATCGCTGTATCTGGAACATCAGATCTCCTCCATTCACATATTCCATTACAAAGAATAAACGGTCCTGCAGACGGAACAAGAGAGGAAGATGTACGAGACAGAAACGCAGAGAAGAACCTTTAAATGTGCATTCTTGTGTTGTGGTCCTACCCGTGTCTGGAAGCAGCAGTAGAGCTGGGTGAGGTAGGGGTGGCGGCGGGCGAGGGCCAGGATGCGCTTCTCGGTCATAGTGCAGTCCACGTCATCGTCCTGGAGAATCACGTCTTTCTTCAAAACTTTGACAGCATAAACTTCCTCTGTCCCCTTAAGCTCTGCCAACATCACCTGGAGAAGAGGTGGATAGTATGAAGTCACGTGTTCATTTTTCTACCCCTTGCATATACAGTTCCATTTTTGAGAAAATTCATTGCATTGAAGAACTGCAGACTCACTCCCTccttatataaatatataaaactaATTATGTGGATCAAGCTGTGTACAGAGCATTAACATATCAATGTATGATCACCTTATAAGGCTCGTATTACAAACACATCAGCACATATTTGCTCGATTATACATTTGGAAGTTTAAAATCGTCTTAAGTCATTCTTTTGTGAGTCATGATTCTACCCATGCGGCAAGTGTTAGATCAATATCAAGTCTGTTTTAGCTCCGGTTTTGGTCCCTTTATGCACAAATAGAGAAAAAAATCTCTTTAGCAGCTAAATGTTCCACGATTAGTTACCTGCAGCCTACAGCTTTAAACACCAGCAGTTTTACGTAAGGGCTGATGGATGATAAGAGTGGAACCGAACCGCAAACCTGTGGGGCGCAGTGTGGCTAAACTTGTGAGCAGGTTTCACATGTACAGAGGTTGAAAGTTCGCACCATAGCAGACCCAGGTTCAAGTCTGGCCTGTGGCCTTTTGCAGCATGTCATGCCCCTCTCACTGCCAGATTTTCCACTCTCCTTACACTGATAATAAAAGCCACTAGGACCCACAAAATCTTATAAAAAGAGCAAATCTGCAGGCCAAGTAGTAGAAACAATGAGGTGAAAGAAGAGCCGAAGGGAACTACAGTCAGGTGGTTTAGTCACTACAAACAACCCACTGTGAGCTTTCACATCATATCCAGCGGAGGGTTAAagtgaaaaatgtgaaaaacatcTCTTCACTGATAATGGAGCTGCTGGGTTGCCAATGTTAATAGAAAGCCATTTAATTATAAACATAATGAGCAGCAAACTAATAAACATCCCCCTCAAACGCCTCTTCCATGCCGCTGCACCTTGCCGAAGCTGCCTTTGCCAAGAACTTTGATAAAGTTGAAGTCCTTCAGGGTCCTCCTCTGGCTCTGTCCGTTCTCCCTGGCCGCCGAGGAGGAGGACGAAGAGGAGTTGGTGGAGGAGGAGTGCTGGGGCCCCTGCTGGTCGAGTGACAGCACGTCCTGCAGGCGATCTAACTCTGCCAAGTCTGTGGGTGTCATCGGAAAAAGCAAATCCGACATCAGTGAAAATCGTCTGACTGCCTTTTTTCTGTCAACTGTGGTGTTCTTTTAGAAACACTATTTATTTCCTATTGATTCCTCTTCAATAAActtgaaagtaaaaaaaaaaaaaaagaaaaaagaaataatcaaCAAATGCTGTATATCAAACTTGGGTGGGTTCGGTAACAGTATGCCAGGGCAGGGTGATAAAATAACAGCAGAGATCAGTGTTGTCATCACTGCTCGATGAAATACGGGAAAAGTTCGACAAAGAAAAAGTTAACTTTCCACTTCTCAGCTTGCAAAGTGTGATGAAGTGATGACTAACTGTGACAAACCAAATGGTGGTGGGCGGTGCAGGATTGTTTCTACAAAAACACACTGATGTACTCTTGAAAGGAGAGACAATGTTGTATTGAAATCAAATTGCTGCCTCTTACGAGTTGAATTAACACATTCAAACTTCATGCTGTTTGGAACCCATCTCCGAGGACCTTGAAAACTTTTTCAATAGTGCGTGTTTGCGTGTTGTGTTACCCTGCTGTGAGGGGGAGGTGGGAACAGCTGGCTGGCTGAAGCTGTTCTCCTCAGATTGAGATATCTCAGGAGGAGACTGGGGAGGGTCCTGCCCTGGAGTCAACtagaaacagagagaaaacatgATCATTCCTCTATAAATCTTTTACTTGCATCATGAGTCAGAGATCTGTATCTCTGTTTTCCAGCTAAAGCGTGTGACGCAAGTGAAACCAGCACCCCTGTAGCTCAGTAATTATCATGTTAGACGTATATTCCTGCTGCGTGAGAAAACTCGGCACAAGTcttcagaaagaaaacaagcTGTTGGGGATGTTTCTGATCCAACtcttaaaaaaacacaagaacaccTTCCTGACTCAGATCTCCAGTATAATAAATGAACTGCATGCTTTCACGTGATACTGACTCCTGTATTTTTGTATATATTGTCTGatataacctgcagataaaaaGCCATTCAAACAGATAATGCACCAGTGTCTACGCAGGAGTGATGAAAAGAATGTCTAAAAACTAAGGAACAAGATACTAAATAGTTATCATTATCCTCAACGTTGATATTGATCAGTCCATAATTTATCCACATACCTGCAGTCTAATTCACATGCAATGCCCTTGCTGAGCCCCTGGCATATGCAGATATGAAATACAATGCTTTTACTTGTACGTGTTCACTGggcaaaataaatcaaacactTCAACTCACATGTAAAACATGCACACGTGATATAACAGTTTTTATATATTAACACTATACTCGAGATGCACAATATTTCATTTTCCTACACATCAAATATGCCGATAATGTGTTTCAAAGCTTTTATAAAACATTACAAACTCTGTGCAGCCCAACCAAAAAGAGATGAACATATCTAAAAACAAAACCACGAAAAAATGGACGATTAAAAGAAGAACCTCATTTCCAGTATCATGAAGGGCTTCATTGACCCCCAAATAATCAGATTACTGGCTGATCTGCAGATCTGACCTGAACATCCTCTGCATCTAACTTTCCAACAATAAGATAATATTCTAACCTATTCTGACTTGATGCAACATTAGCACAAAAGTACCTTTcagacaacaaaacaaacaatgacaataaaaaatctattgttttttttttttttttagttcacattagcagaaaaataaagatttgtgattttggaaTGCCCTTTTAACAACACCTTTGTGAAATGAATGTGTTGAGTAGTGGATTTAACTTTTAATTGTGATGGGCTGCATTTTGCAGTCCGTCAGTGGGACTCGTTACCTTCCTCCTGCGCTGTGCGGTGTTGGAGATCTTGTCAGGCGTCACCCCCAGGTCTGACAGGACCTTAGCGATTCCGCGGGCGTCCACACCACAGTTTGGAGCTACGTTGGTCTCACACCGCCTGTGCACGTTCATCTTACACACTGATAAAACAACAAGAGCGCATGAGAAAAATCTATTTTAGCCAAAGAAGAGGTTCGGACTCAAACAATGGACTTCTGTCGACAGAAAGGTGCGCTGGCAGGCCACAGGTGTCCATTAGTGTACTGTAAAACCTTTTGCTCGTGACATTTTACCTCTGGACAATTTTGTCTGTGACAATCCAGAAAAGCCAGTTCTTTCATACAAATATATTTTAGTCACAAGAACACAGGTACAGTGTTTGGATCTTCAATAGTACACAATAGCTAGAGAGCTATGAAAGCAGAAGGGTGATAGCTTGGCTGTGATGTTAATAAGTCTGCGACTATTATGACTCATGTTCCCTTTGACCTTTCTCAATATACAATATTATTGCTGACTATAGCTCTAAGTGACTGAGGttatcacaaaataaaacaattcaTTATTAATCGGTTCCAAGAAAATAAAATCCACTCTTCTACATATGAATCACTTTATAATCTGTCTGTCTACACTTTTCTACACTCAAATTTCTACATTCTTTAGCCtgtttttcagccatttttaatATCTGAGTACAAACATCTACTGGTTTTGAAATCCTGCAGTGAATAtgtatgatgttttttttttatcatgtatggCATCatgttcacaaatgtttgtcagACGATTGTAGCTCACACAAGTGAATTATGACCAAAATCAACAAACAGAAAATCAGCAGCATCACTGTCCAAGGAGAAAGCAAAGCTAACCTGTGCTATTGGTTCTCCTTTGACCTCTGCTTAACATAATGAATTAACAATATTGCAGCTTGTATCTCTTTTTATTAAGAAGAATCAAAAACCGTTTCTTCCAAAATTCAATATCCATGATGATCGCAAACTTTTCTACAACATCAAGCTCACTCAGACCTTCAGGGCTTCGCAAGCTGCCTCATCCAACAACCATGAAAAACCATAGACTCGATAAAAACATGGATACAGCCTCCAGACTGGAAAAGTGCCATTATTATGTTGCTTCCCTTGATTAGACAGCAGGGGGCAACAcaagtaatttaaaaaaaagagggcaAACTGTAGTTGAGATGGCCCTTTTCATGACATTTCAGTCGATTTGTTACCTGATTTTCTAATGAGTCTGGAGTATTAATAACTAAGTTTATGTCCTCTTCAAATCAAAATattgtgaatttaaaaaaaaaacaactttggcCCCATTTAGAGTAAAATCAAAAAAGCATGGTATGATGCTGCCATACAATTTGTTGCCTTTGGGAGAAACTTGGGATTTATTGTCTTGTCCAAAGACACTTGAAACATATGGAGAGGATGTGTACTGAACCATACCACACTGCAAAAGAACCCTGTATAGTGCTCTGCCGAGTCGCAGTGAGTTCTCTGTAAATTCCCAGCTGTTCGTGAACTCACCTTTGCACTGCAGGCCCTGCCTCATGAGGCCCCACAGCAGGGAGCCACAGTGGTCACAGAAGGTGGGAACTTTGTAGTTGTGGATACTGAACTTATGGGGCATGTTAACACTGAACCGCTGCGAACCCACCTACAGAGggagacacacaaaaacacacacgcgTGTGTGGCGTGCGCACGCAAACAGGTCTTATCAGCATGTGGTTAAAGTGTGAACGCTATCTTAAGTAGGAAATTTATTCATGAAAACTTTGAATGGTGTTTCTGTCCAAATGCAGTTGTTCCAACAGGACTTCAAGATAAAGTTTGCATGATTTCTAATTAACCGTCTATCAACAAATAATGAATATCAAAAAGGATACATCCATCTCAAACATTTCCAAAGAATATTTGCATGTTTGCAAGCGTGTGCGTGTCTACCTCTTCAGGCGTGTCTTCCTGCTTCTTCATCCCAGCGCACTTTGTGATGATGAGCTCATGGCAGCGCTTGTGGAcgacacacgtgcacactgaAAGCACCGACATCACAAATATTGTTCAGTTCAGTCAAACAGAAATTTGCCTGGACTGCAGAATTTGAATCATGGAGGGGAATCAAATCTGTAATTAATGCTAATTTCAGTTTTGCAGCCAAACACTGCTTTATCCTAATTGAAAAgaaccctgtttttttttacagaagcaGCTTAAAGGActttatactgtacatacaataaactttaaaaagaaTGTGGGTATATGAACATTCCTTAGAGTTCTGTGTTGCTGCAGTCTCTCATACATGAACAGGAAAGTTTACTGATTACTTGAGAGAGACCGAGGGCACTGATACTTTATTGTGGCTGATAATTCTCTTTATCACGGATCCTTGCTGGGAGTGAGAAAAAGTGAAAAGTGAATTAAATTACTATCATGACAACCATTTACGCTGTCTGAATTCCCTTTAATATGCCTTGAAAAtggaaaatcattttaaaaacaagctgAAATTTTCATGATAATATTGTTAGATGCTTCACAGCCATTATAGAAGAAACGTAGCACGCTACAAAACATTATACTAGACAATGCTGGAAACTTCTCAATGTCAATTTGTTAGAATGTATCATTTCAACGCTTTAAAGTCACTGCATATACTGTAACTTGTTAAAAATCTCTGGAAGTACACCTGCTATAGCCATCTTTGCCTCTTGGTTTAGGTATGTATTGCATAAAAAGAGAATATGCTGTGCTGATACTTTTTCAAGTTTTGATACTTTTATCATGAAGTGACACctgaaaatatatatttgttttaatcaATCATTCCCATTCTCTTGCAGTATATTTAAGAAGTGCAAAGAAACATTTttcctatgtttttttttctcagtggggacattaaagggttaaagtgtTGTTAATGTAACACAGTCTACATGGATCTCAGAGTGATGAGCAACATATCAGCAGGACGGTCACTCAGGCAGCTTTAATGTCTCCTCTCAATCTACACAACTTACAGATTTGACCTTGCCAGGGTCCGTGACATCTGTTTGTGGCTGAAACACAAAAGTGCCAACTTTTTTTGGAAtgcgttgctgccatcaaattcgaGATGAGCTAATCTTTTTCattaaatgtctcactttctactgtgaataaaatattggtttatgaggtTTGGAACTGGCATTGTATAGTCCAGACAGTCCAGCTGGAATAACTGAGAACTGCATTTAAAGGCTCGTCAGAGGCCCAACTACTTCACCAAATGGGTTCTTTTAATACTCAGAAACTTTGGGGATTCTATAACTATGGTGTGTTTCATTCAGCTCTCACTGGCTGACCAGTAAC of the Odontesthes bonariensis isolate fOdoBon6 chromosome 23, fOdoBon6.hap1, whole genome shotgun sequence genome contains:
- the prkcea gene encoding protein kinase C epsilon type, producing MPVFSGLLKVRVCEAVDLKPTPWALRHAVGKSGSFLLDPYLALNLDQTRLGQTATRTKTNSPAWHQEFCTEVREGRSLELSVFHDAPIGYDDFVANCTIQLEDLLQNGTRHYEDWIDLEPEGKVYVVIDLSGSSTEASGTNENEERVFRERIGPRRRQGAVRRRVHQVNGHKFMATYLRQPTYCSHCRDFIWGVLGKQGYQCQVCTCVVHKRCHELIITKCAGMKKQEDTPEEVGSQRFSVNMPHKFSIHNYKVPTFCDHCGSLLWGLMRQGLQCKVCKMNVHRRCETNVAPNCGVDARGIAKVLSDLGVTPDKISNTAQRRRKLTPGQDPPQSPPEISQSEENSFSQPAVPTSPSQQDLAELDRLQDVLSLDQQGPQHSSSTNSSSSSSSAARENGQSQRRTLKDFNFIKVLGKGSFGKVMLAELKGTEEVYAVKVLKKDVILQDDDVDCTMTEKRILALARRHPYLTQLYCCFQTRDRLFFVMEYVNGGDLMFQIQRSRKFDESRSRFYAAEVTSALMFLHRNGVIYRDLKLDNILLDAEGHCKLADFGMCKEGIMNGVTTTTFCGTPDYIAPEILQELEYGASVDWWALGVLMYEMMAGQPPFEADNEDDLFESILHDDVLYPVWLSKEAVSILRAFMTKNPAKRLGCAVSQGCEEAIKTHPFFREIDWVMLEQRKVKPPFKPRIKTKRDVNNFDQDFTKEDPVLTPTDEAIIRQINQEEFKDFSYCAPEEAQT